The following coding sequences lie in one Drosophila sulfurigaster albostrigata strain 15112-1811.04 chromosome 2R, ASM2355843v2, whole genome shotgun sequence genomic window:
- the LOC133836527 gene encoding uncharacterized protein LOC133836527 produces the protein MKLFAVFLALTLYALTLVQCLSLPDPNVKCAMDCDMQENQYLCAADDKGTTKTYRNVCVMKTDNCLQNANFQKISDKECP, from the exons ATGAAGCTGTTTGCAGTATTCCTCGCAT taACGCTTTACGCTCTGACTCTGGTGCAGTGCCTCAGCTTGCCCGATCCCAATGTGAAGTGTGCCATGGATTGTGATATGCAGGAGAATCAATATTTGTGCGCAGCTGACGACAAAGGCACAACCAAAACCTATCGCAATGTATGCGTAATGAAAACAGATAATTGTCTACAGAATGCAA ATTTCCAAAAGATCAGTGACAAGGAGTGTCCATAG